The following proteins are co-located in the Atribacteraceae bacterium genome:
- the der gene encoding ribosome biogenesis GTPase Der has product MTESLPLVVIAGRANVGKSTLFNRLSRKRLSIVDASPGVTRDILENRIAINGQPTLLVDTGGIEFANPHLNPLQKTVEEKAWSVLRKADLILFIVDGNKEVTNIETDLLLRFRKEGRKVILVINKREGQTHQPPPEDIYTLGLDDIVQISAAHGDGIPLLKELIIRRIERVSGVIEKTEENRVRLAILGKPNVGKSTLFNALLGERRSLVSDIPGTTRDAVESWLDHNSGTYILIDTAGIARKASPRGDVSFYAAIRAWKNLKDAHVCLLVLDLESGLTRQDKRIAHEIAASRKGCLVFLNKYDLRKEQDPTVSPHSLIRDIQQEMPFLGYALYHCGSALDPAIPNQLLPAITNISEGYFRKIPTSVLNHSIKNIINDADWLLPSQKHFRVYYAYQEFTAPPRFIFFTNFNGTDEFRDALARKISRLIRKETNWEGVPLTIEIKNR; this is encoded by the coding sequence ATGACTGAATCGTTACCTCTGGTGGTGATTGCCGGTCGGGCGAATGTCGGTAAATCGACTTTATTCAATCGACTATCCAGAAAAAGACTCTCAATTGTCGATGCCTCCCCCGGAGTAACCCGGGATATCCTGGAAAACCGGATAGCCATCAACGGTCAACCCACCCTTTTAGTCGATACCGGAGGGATCGAGTTTGCCAATCCCCACCTGAATCCCCTTCAAAAAACGGTTGAAGAGAAGGCTTGGAGCGTCCTGCGTAAAGCCGATCTCATTCTTTTTATAGTGGACGGCAACAAGGAAGTGACCAACATAGAGACCGATCTCTTGCTTCGCTTCCGAAAGGAAGGTCGGAAGGTAATCCTGGTGATCAATAAACGAGAGGGTCAGACTCACCAGCCCCCCCCTGAGGACATATATACCCTCGGATTGGATGACATCGTGCAGATTTCGGCTGCCCATGGAGACGGAATTCCGCTTTTGAAAGAACTCATTATCCGGCGAATCGAACGGGTCTCCGGGGTAATCGAGAAAACTGAAGAAAACCGGGTCCGACTGGCGATCCTCGGCAAACCGAACGTCGGTAAATCAACCCTTTTCAATGCTCTTTTAGGGGAAAGGCGTTCCCTGGTAAGCGATATTCCGGGGACGACCCGGGATGCGGTCGAAAGTTGGTTGGATCATAACTCGGGTACTTACATTTTGATAGATACCGCCGGTATCGCCCGCAAAGCCTCTCCCCGCGGAGACGTCTCCTTCTATGCGGCAATACGCGCCTGGAAAAACCTCAAAGATGCTCATGTCTGCCTGTTGGTTCTCGATTTGGAAAGCGGACTCACACGACAGGACAAACGGATCGCCCATGAAATTGCGGCAAGCCGGAAGGGATGTCTGGTCTTTCTCAACAAATACGATCTTCGGAAAGAACAGGATCCGACCGTATCTCCGCACTCTTTGATTCGGGATATCCAACAAGAAATGCCTTTTCTCGGATACGCGCTTTACCATTGCGGGAGCGCTCTCGATCCGGCTATTCCCAACCAGCTCCTTCCTGCGATAACCAATATTTCCGAAGGGTATTTTCGTAAAATACCGACCAGCGTGCTCAATCACTCAATCAAGAATATCATCAATGACGCCGATTGGCTTCTGCCCTCGCAAAAACATTTTCGGGTGTATTACGCCTACCAGGAATTCACGGCACCACCCCGTTTTATTTTTTTCACTAATTTCAACGGTACTGACGAGTTCAGGGATGCCCTGGCCCGAAAAATCAGCCGGTTGATCAGAAAAGAGACAAACTGGGAAGGAGTGCCCCTTACAATTGAAATTAAAAACCGATAA
- the ispH gene encoding 4-hydroxy-3-methylbut-2-enyl diphosphate reductase — protein MQVITAHTIGFCPGVKRAFQLAEKALQSSREPVFLLGDLVHNRKAVQSLVDRGAIKIEKPEEARAGSLVVSRSHGLEKAAGQAIDRRGATVIDTTCPRVKKIHSLGCQLEKDGFALVVLGNAAHAEVRALVSHLQRPPWVIGESPLDWEKLPPLIEQARKPVAVLEQTTFPQPAFQAFVNWIQERELFFPIEIHDTLCPETGLRQKELADQIRTGGITVVVLLGGKHSSNTRALALLAEHSALPLLWVESAEEIQPQWFGKNNRIFLTSGASTPDVQVQKTFRYLQDIAAGK, from the coding sequence AGGTCATTACCGCACACACCATCGGCTTTTGCCCGGGGGTGAAGCGAGCTTTTCAGCTCGCCGAAAAAGCCTTACAGTCCTCACGAGAACCAGTATTTCTCCTTGGAGACCTGGTTCATAACCGGAAAGCGGTTCAATCTCTGGTTGACCGGGGGGCGATAAAAATAGAAAAACCGGAAGAAGCCCGTGCCGGTTCTCTGGTGGTTTCACGATCACACGGTCTTGAAAAGGCCGCCGGACAAGCGATCGACCGACGTGGAGCGACGGTGATAGATACGACCTGTCCCCGGGTCAAAAAAATCCATTCCCTGGGGTGTCAATTAGAGAAGGATGGCTTTGCCCTTGTCGTTCTGGGAAACGCCGCTCATGCCGAAGTACGGGCGCTGGTTAGCCATCTTCAACGTCCTCCCTGGGTAATCGGTGAGAGCCCGCTGGACTGGGAAAAGCTGCCGCCGCTTATCGAACAGGCTCGGAAACCGGTGGCTGTGCTGGAACAAACGACCTTTCCCCAACCTGCTTTCCAAGCGTTCGTGAACTGGATTCAAGAGCGGGAATTATTCTTTCCGATCGAAATACACGATACTCTTTGTCCGGAAACAGGTCTCAGGCAAAAAGAACTCGCAGATCAGATCCGTACCGGAGGAATTACCGTGGTAGTTTTGCTGGGAGGGAAACACAGCTCCAATACCCGGGCCCTGGCATTGCTTGCCGAACACTCCGCTCTTCCTCTTTTGTGGGTCGAATCGGCGGAGGAAATCCAGCCGCAATGGTTTGGAAAGAACAATCGTATTTTTCTTACCAGCGGCGCGTCGACGCCGGATGTTCAGGTGCAGAAGACCTTCCGATATCTCCAGGATATCGCTGCCGGGAAATGA